In Halorhabdus tiamatea SARL4B, a genomic segment contains:
- a CDS encoding D-2-hydroxyacid dehydrogenase, whose protein sequence is MEDRDVSPERPDVLVLRQKPHGIPGAAYADALRDRLPDEVTVRTAQTPAEERAMVTDAPVVSGGHFRQELLDRAEALELFACMYAGYEHLPLETFADRGIAVTNAAGVHGPNIAEHVVGAFLSIARNFGRARRQQDRHEWRHFQSSELTGSRVVIVGMGAIGQTIVERLEGFDVTTVGVRYTPEKGGPTDEVYGLDEIHEALVGAEYVAVASPLTEETRGLIGADELKTLPPSAVLVNVARGPIVDTDALLAALRQNHLRGAALDVTDPEPLPNDHPLWDFENVLITPHVSGHTPEYYERLADIVAPNVEQILADGDRDELENRVA, encoded by the coding sequence ATGGAGGACAGAGACGTGAGTCCCGAGCGCCCCGACGTTCTCGTGTTACGCCAAAAACCGCACGGGATTCCAGGGGCTGCCTACGCCGACGCGCTCCGGGATCGCCTGCCCGACGAAGTGACCGTCCGGACGGCCCAGACGCCGGCCGAGGAGCGGGCGATGGTGACCGACGCGCCGGTCGTCTCGGGCGGGCACTTCCGGCAGGAGCTACTCGACCGTGCCGAGGCGCTCGAACTGTTCGCCTGCATGTACGCGGGCTACGAACACCTCCCGCTTGAGACGTTCGCCGATCGGGGCATCGCCGTCACCAACGCCGCGGGCGTCCACGGTCCGAACATCGCCGAGCACGTCGTCGGTGCGTTCCTCTCGATCGCCCGAAACTTCGGGCGCGCCCGTCGCCAGCAGGACCGCCACGAGTGGCGACACTTCCAGTCGTCGGAACTCACCGGGAGCCGGGTCGTGATCGTGGGGATGGGCGCGATCGGACAGACGATCGTCGAACGCCTGGAAGGGTTCGACGTGACGACCGTCGGCGTCCGCTACACCCCTGAAAAGGGGGGACCGACCGACGAGGTCTATGGACTCGACGAGATCCACGAGGCACTCGTCGGCGCGGAGTACGTCGCCGTCGCCAGCCCGCTCACCGAGGAGACGCGCGGGCTGATCGGTGCCGACGAACTCAAGACGCTGCCGCCCTCGGCGGTGCTCGTCAACGTCGCCCGCGGACCGATCGTGGATACGGACGCTCTCCTCGCCGCGCTCCGTCAGAACCACCTCCGCGGGGCGGCCCTGGACGTGACCGACCCCGAACCGCTCCCCAACGACCACCCGCTGTGGGACTTCGAGAACGTCCTCATCACGCCCCACGTCTCCGGGCACACGCCCGAGTACTACGAGCGACTGGCCGACATCGTCGCGCCGAACGTCGAGCAGATCCTCGCGGACGGTGATCGCGACGAACTCGAAAACAGAGTCGCCTGA
- a CDS encoding response regulator, which translates to MGSETDMGVSVSILVVEDDPDLRSLHRLWLAEDYDVQAVADGESALEHADGTVDVVLLDRDLPGIDGDTVARRLDSNGFRGSIAMVTGQAPDPSVATLPIEDYVTKPVDAGELGAVVDRLIARRAVPPSVQTLFGLLTRRARLEASLDPGHLADSDSVEELTQRIDGEWETVRAETPAAQVLSMAEECLPPVVDWGRPAEVVSRIEQ; encoded by the coding sequence GTGGGAAGTGAGACTGACATGGGTGTCTCAGTATCGATTCTCGTCGTCGAAGACGACCCGGATCTGCGGAGCCTCCACCGTCTCTGGCTTGCCGAGGACTACGACGTCCAGGCAGTCGCCGACGGCGAGTCCGCCCTCGAGCACGCAGACGGGACCGTCGACGTCGTGTTGCTGGACCGAGACCTGCCTGGCATAGACGGAGATACCGTCGCTCGCAGACTCGACAGCAACGGATTCCGGGGTTCGATCGCCATGGTGACCGGCCAGGCACCCGATCCGTCCGTCGCGACCCTCCCGATCGAGGACTACGTCACGAAACCGGTCGACGCGGGCGAACTTGGTGCAGTCGTCGACCGGTTGATCGCTCGTCGTGCGGTACCGCCATCAGTACAGACCCTGTTCGGGTTGCTCACGCGACGCGCTCGCCTGGAAGCCAGTCTCGATCCGGGCCACCTTGCGGACAGCGACTCCGTCGAGGAACTCACCCAGCGAATCGACGGCGAGTGGGAGACCGTGAGAGCGGAAACACCGGCGGCGCAAGTGCTGTCTATGGCCGAAGAGTGTCTGCCGCCAGTCGTCGACTGGGGGCGGCCAGCCGAAGTCGTGAGTCGGATCGAGCAGTAA
- a CDS encoding NAD(P)/FAD-dependent oxidoreductase has protein sequence MERTDVAVVGGGPGGAAAARTAAIAGADVTLFEKGIPRADRDGLGPDSTDAAGILDYWVDIMDEDPAEIPDGVVLRELDGATFHGPSESMTITDTGLDGSYDGFGFTVHRARFDDWLRQRAEAAGADYRVGTSVTDVETDLTGSSPTHTLSLAGGGAIEADALVLADGPQRTVTLDALDQFLPDDESAGEYLSPDRANHIAYQEHRRMPAELFNPDHIEFWWGVMPGHTAYPWIFPNDGRVARIGLTMPIGMDIDDVADREDYALLDPDDDSIPPGRVYIRRLLQREFPGYDLEDFPIVEDRGKQSGTEAYPISSTRPVESPTGANVAVVGGAMGGTSAFHEGGDHVAIRTGKIAGELAATDKMERYNAAWKEALGPEIRRSVTFADLVRDMKPADWDRNFQTVRRMLESKGSRKRQAIAAGRSGISVYLRYRRKRWSYRRDRYVQLPESRYTV, from the coding sequence ATGGAGCGGACAGACGTCGCAGTCGTCGGCGGCGGGCCCGGTGGGGCCGCGGCTGCCCGCACGGCGGCAATAGCTGGCGCTGACGTCACACTCTTCGAAAAGGGGATCCCGCGGGCCGACCGGGACGGACTCGGCCCGGACTCGACAGATGCCGCAGGTATTCTCGACTACTGGGTCGACATCATGGACGAGGATCCGGCCGAGATTCCGGACGGCGTCGTACTCAGAGAACTCGACGGCGCGACCTTCCACGGCCCCAGCGAGTCGATGACGATCACGGATACCGGTCTCGACGGATCTTACGACGGCTTTGGCTTTACGGTCCATCGCGCCCGGTTCGACGACTGGCTTCGCCAACGGGCCGAAGCTGCCGGTGCCGACTACCGCGTCGGGACGAGCGTGACTGACGTCGAGACGGACCTCACTGGGTCGTCCCCGACGCACACGCTGTCGCTCGCCGGCGGGGGAGCGATAGAGGCTGACGCGCTGGTACTCGCGGACGGCCCCCAGCGGACCGTGACCCTCGACGCTCTCGACCAGTTCCTCCCCGACGACGAGAGCGCGGGGGAGTACCTCTCGCCGGACCGAGCGAATCACATCGCCTATCAAGAGCACCGTCGCATGCCGGCGGAACTGTTCAATCCCGATCACATCGAGTTCTGGTGGGGCGTCATGCCCGGCCACACGGCCTACCCCTGGATCTTCCCGAACGACGGGCGCGTCGCCCGGATCGGCCTCACGATGCCGATCGGGATGGACATCGACGACGTCGCCGACCGCGAGGACTACGCGCTGCTCGATCCCGACGACGACTCTATTCCGCCCGGTCGCGTCTACATTCGGCGGCTCCTCCAGCGTGAGTTCCCGGGGTACGACCTCGAGGACTTCCCGATCGTCGAAGACCGGGGCAAGCAATCCGGCACCGAGGCCTACCCGATCTCCTCGACCCGGCCCGTCGAGTCGCCCACGGGCGCGAACGTGGCGGTCGTCGGCGGCGCGATGGGCGGGACGTCCGCGTTCCACGAGGGCGGCGATCACGTCGCCATTCGGACGGGAAAGATCGCGGGGGAGCTCGCAGCCACGGACAAAATGGAGCGCTACAACGCGGCGTGGAAGGAAGCGCTGGGCCCCGAGATCCGTCGAAGCGTCACGTTTGCCGACCTGGTTCGTGACATGAAACCGGCGGACTGGGACCGGAACTTCCAGACGGTTCGGCGGATGCTCGAGAGCAAGGGGTCGCGCAAGCGACAGGCGATCGCGGCGGGACGTAGCGGAATCAGCGTCTATCTTCGCTACCGACGCAAGCGATGGTCCTATCGCCGTGACCGGTACGTCCAACTACCGGAATCGAGATACACAGTCTGA
- a CDS encoding GNAT family N-acetyltransferase — MSDVDILADLWVDLADGQRAFGTHLAASANRSPVRESISRHVVTGRIRVARADDRIVGFVMFTLESDTLDRTVPRGIVENLYVVPDRREEGIGTELLEIAEAELRDEGATVVALDVLADNEAARAFYRSHGYDPHRLTVEKSIESDTSSKGQR; from the coding sequence ATGAGCGACGTCGACATACTCGCGGATCTCTGGGTCGACCTCGCCGACGGACAGCGTGCGTTCGGAACGCATCTCGCCGCGAGCGCGAACAGATCACCGGTTCGCGAGTCGATCAGTCGCCACGTGGTGACGGGCCGAATTCGAGTCGCCCGTGCGGACGACCGTATCGTCGGCTTCGTGATGTTTACCCTCGAGTCGGACACGCTCGACCGGACTGTCCCGCGCGGGATCGTCGAGAACCTCTACGTCGTTCCCGACCGGCGTGAAGAAGGCATCGGGACGGAGCTCCTCGAGATCGCCGAGGCAGAGCTACGGGACGAAGGGGCGACCGTCGTCGCCCTCGACGTCCTGGCCGACAACGAGGCTGCCCGGGCATTCTACCGATCCCACGGGTACGACCCCCACCGCCTGACCGTCGAGAAGTCGATCGAAAGCGATACCTCTTCAAAGGGCCAGCGGTAA
- a CDS encoding translation initiation factor eIF-1A, with the protein MSEESGRRNLRMPNSDEVFAVVTEHLGGNHVRLRCADGETRMGRIPGRMKYRVWIEEDDVVIAEPWDWQDEKATIEWRYDSQDADQLRREGHIE; encoded by the coding sequence ATGAGTGAAGAATCGGGCCGGCGGAACCTCCGCATGCCCAACAGCGACGAAGTGTTCGCGGTCGTCACAGAACACCTCGGCGGGAACCACGTCCGGTTGCGGTGTGCGGACGGCGAGACTCGCATGGGTCGGATCCCTGGCCGCATGAAGTACCGCGTCTGGATCGAAGAGGACGACGTTGTCATCGCCGAGCCGTGGGACTGGCAGGACGAGAAGGCGACGATCGAATGGCGATACGACAGCCAGGACGCAGACCAGCTCCGGCGCGAAGGCCACATCGAGTGA
- a CDS encoding glycosyltransferase family 4 protein, with protein sequence MLISHYFEWEGVITGGHAQSVANQRKMLDARNVEYTTEPVLDADILHLNNMGPRSIYYAKRAKRADVPVVVHTHQTAEDFRESFAFSNTLARPMRPYLEYAYSLADHLICPSEHNREVIDGYADAPKTVLSNGFDPDRLTGFESLREEYLKRYDLDPPVVFTVGHVIPRKGLEAFVETARAMPDLDFVWFGYLNPTGGGPVDRLLRSSETTQLVENAPENCTFTGYVEAIRGAFAAGDVFFFPTKNENEGMALLEAMACRRPPVVRDIPTFEWLEDGEDSLKATEDFTEPLDRLRDPDLRERLGERAAKRSEAFTLEAIGDDLVDLYRRVLDESIEE encoded by the coding sequence GTGCTCATCAGCCACTACTTCGAGTGGGAGGGCGTCATCACCGGCGGCCACGCCCAGTCGGTGGCGAACCAGCGGAAGATGCTCGACGCCCGCAACGTCGAGTACACGACCGAACCCGTCCTGGACGCCGACATCCTCCATCTCAACAACATGGGCCCACGATCGATTTACTACGCGAAGCGGGCCAAACGCGCTGACGTCCCGGTCGTCGTGCATACCCATCAGACCGCCGAAGACTTCCGAGAGAGTTTTGCGTTTTCGAACACGCTGGCCCGCCCGATGCGGCCGTACCTCGAATATGCGTACTCGCTTGCGGACCACCTGATCTGTCCGTCCGAACACAACCGCGAGGTGATCGATGGATACGCCGACGCACCGAAGACAGTCCTCTCGAACGGTTTCGATCCAGACCGACTGACTGGCTTCGAGTCGCTCCGCGAAGAATACCTCAAGCGGTACGACCTCGATCCACCGGTGGTCTTCACGGTGGGTCACGTCATCCCCCGGAAGGGACTGGAAGCGTTTGTCGAGACGGCCCGCGCCATGCCGGACCTCGACTTCGTCTGGTTCGGCTATTTAAATCCGACCGGCGGCGGACCTGTCGATCGACTCCTTCGATCCAGTGAGACCACCCAACTCGTCGAGAACGCGCCCGAGAACTGCACCTTCACCGGCTACGTCGAGGCCATTCGAGGGGCCTTCGCGGCCGGCGACGTCTTCTTTTTCCCGACGAAAAACGAAAACGAAGGGATGGCGCTACTGGAGGCAATGGCCTGTCGTCGCCCGCCGGTCGTCCGGGACATCCCAACTTTCGAGTGGCTCGAAGACGGCGAGGACAGTCTGAAAGCCACCGAGGACTTCACGGAACCACTCGATCGACTGCGCGATCCGGACCTGCGTGAACGCCTCGGCGAGCGGGCTGCCAAGCGGAGCGAAGCCTTCACGCTCGAGGCCATCGGTGACGATCTGGTCGATCTCTATCGGCGCGTCCTGGACGAATCTATCGAAGAATGA
- a CDS encoding translation initiation factor IF-2 subunit beta, translating to MNYDQALDRAYDSLPERPSDGDERLSVPDPEAQTDGAFTRLTNLREIAEALSREAEHLHRSIQRDLGTSGQFDGDRARYNGSFDADDFSAAIDRYVTEFVTCSECGLPDTVLTTEDGIEMLRCQACGAFRPVETGTTSSSTQADRPTVEEGKTYEVEIVGTGRKGDGVAEKGNYTIFVPGAQEGDVVSAYIESINGHLAFAQLA from the coding sequence ATGAACTACGATCAGGCACTCGACCGCGCGTACGACTCGCTTCCTGAGCGGCCCTCAGATGGCGACGAGCGACTTTCCGTCCCCGATCCGGAGGCCCAGACCGACGGCGCGTTCACGCGACTCACCAACCTGCGGGAGATCGCCGAGGCCCTCTCGCGAGAGGCCGAGCACCTCCATCGCTCGATCCAGCGCGACCTCGGCACGAGCGGGCAGTTCGACGGGGATCGCGCCCGGTACAACGGCTCGTTCGACGCCGACGATTTCAGCGCCGCGATCGACCGCTACGTCACGGAGTTCGTCACCTGTTCGGAGTGTGGACTGCCGGACACCGTGTTGACGACCGAGGACGGCATCGAGATGCTTCGCTGCCAGGCCTGTGGGGCCTTCCGACCGGTCGAGACGGGCACCACGTCGAGCAGCACGCAGGCCGACCGGCCAACCGTCGAGGAGGGCAAGACCTACGAGGTCGAGATCGTCGGCACCGGCCGGAAGGGTGACGGCGTCGCCGAGAAAGGCAACTACACTATCTTCGTCCCCGGCGCACAGGAGGGCGACGTCGTCTCCGCGTACATCGAGTCGATCAACGGCCACCTCGCGTTCGCACAGCTAGCCTGA
- a CDS encoding serpin family protein produces the protein MQTNRRDLLARSGALATAALAGCLDDGGTPTTSDAGGSDTPTVTGTETQSDPSTIDEERLAELAAGNAAFALDLHAHLAGQERGNLFISPYSISAALAMTYAGARGETREQMGATLKYTLGGEVHSGFGDLRAALAARETTVDPRSDETVDAFQLDIANALWGREDYAFAEGYLDFLDTHYDAGLRRADFAGDPDGERERINEWVAEATEGRIDELLPGGSIATQTVLVLTNAIYFMASWYQQFDPADTEDDTFTALDGTDSTVPFMHQHLRTNYAAVDGAEAIELPYVGQDVSMVFLLPDEGEFAAFEQTLDADRLFGIFAELSDAAGDLAVPKFAFETEVQLRDALAALGMPLPFRSDADFGGMVENGDGPFIDDVYHDAFLTIDEDGTEAAAATAVVMDESAPPEWGELRLDRPFLFCIRDRPTDALLFLGRVIDAGGAQETQ, from the coding sequence ATGCAGACGAACAGACGAGACCTTTTAGCACGCTCGGGGGCACTCGCCACGGCCGCCCTCGCAGGGTGTCTCGACGATGGCGGGACGCCGACGACGTCGGACGCGGGCGGATCGGACACACCGACCGTGACAGGGACGGAGACACAGTCGGACCCGTCGACTATCGACGAGGAACGCCTCGCCGAACTGGCGGCCGGCAACGCTGCGTTCGCACTCGACCTGCACGCGCACCTGGCTGGGCAAGAAAGGGGCAACCTGTTCATTTCGCCGTACAGCATCTCCGCGGCGCTGGCGATGACGTACGCGGGGGCTCGCGGCGAGACGCGCGAGCAGATGGGAGCGACACTCAAGTATACACTCGGCGGCGAAGTCCACTCCGGCTTCGGCGACCTTCGAGCGGCGCTCGCCGCACGCGAAACGACGGTCGATCCTCGGAGTGACGAGACAGTCGACGCCTTCCAGCTCGACATTGCCAACGCGCTGTGGGGTCGGGAGGACTACGCGTTCGCCGAGGGGTACCTCGACTTCCTCGACACGCACTACGACGCCGGCCTCCGACGGGCTGACTTTGCCGGTGATCCCGACGGCGAACGCGAGCGTATCAACGAGTGGGTGGCCGAGGCGACCGAGGGCCGCATCGACGAGTTGCTGCCAGGGGGTTCCATTGCTACCCAAACGGTGCTGGTACTCACCAACGCCATCTACTTCATGGCGAGTTGGTACCAGCAGTTCGATCCGGCGGATACTGAAGACGACACGTTCACGGCGTTGGACGGCACCGACTCGACCGTCCCGTTCATGCACCAGCACCTTCGGACGAACTACGCCGCAGTCGACGGGGCCGAAGCCATCGAACTCCCGTACGTTGGTCAGGACGTCTCGATGGTGTTCCTCCTGCCCGACGAGGGGGAGTTCGCGGCCTTCGAGCAAACGCTGGACGCCGATCGACTGTTCGGGATCTTTGCGGAATTGAGTGACGCGGCCGGCGACCTCGCCGTGCCGAAATTCGCGTTCGAGACCGAGGTGCAGTTGCGCGACGCACTGGCTGCACTCGGGATGCCCTTGCCCTTTAGAAGCGATGCGGATTTCGGCGGGATGGTCGAGAACGGGGATGGCCCATTCATCGACGACGTGTACCACGATGCCTTCCTCACCATCGACGAGGACGGGACTGAAGCCGCCGCCGCGACCGCCGTGGTGATGGACGAATCGGCCCCGCCGGAGTGGGGTGAACTGCGTCTCGATCGGCCGTTCCTCTTCTGTATCCGCGACCGGCCGACCGACGCTTTGCTGTTTCTTGGCCGTGTCATCGACGCCGGTGGCGCCCAAGAAACCCAATGA
- a CDS encoding NusA-like transcription termination signal-binding factor, whose protein sequence is MTISLSDDERRAIVVAEEIAEVTIKDCLIDDDHDRIAFVVKAGEVGKAIGRDGETVSRIEDRLGRDVTLVEDAPTPEGFVANALAPAAVYDVTIEDRDEERVAFADVDEADTGAAIGADGRTIELARRLAARHFEIDDVQLA, encoded by the coding sequence GTGACGATCTCGCTTTCGGACGACGAGCGACGGGCGATCGTCGTCGCCGAAGAGATCGCCGAGGTCACCATCAAGGACTGTCTCATCGACGACGATCACGACCGGATCGCCTTCGTCGTCAAGGCCGGTGAAGTCGGGAAGGCGATCGGCCGGGACGGCGAGACGGTCTCCCGGATCGAGGATCGCCTCGGTCGGGACGTCACGCTCGTCGAAGACGCGCCAACTCCAGAAGGGTTCGTCGCCAACGCACTCGCGCCGGCCGCGGTCTACGACGTTACGATCGAGGACCGCGACGAGGAACGCGTCGCCTTCGCTGACGTCGACGAGGCCGATACCGGCGCGGCGATCGGTGCAGACGGACGGACGATCGAACTCGCCCGCCGACTCGCGGCCCGGCACTTCGAGATCGACGACGTGCAACTCGCGTGA